One region of Xylanimonas ulmi genomic DNA includes:
- a CDS encoding amidohydrolase — MTSTLYRNGAIHSSADPFAEAMLIDDGVVAWIGADDTAAGLAARADRVIDLDGALVAPGFVDAHVHTLETGLALESVDLSPASAATRAAALDAIAAGARRLDAADPDGDEVLLAFGWDEQAWPEASALTRAELDAAAGGRPVYATHADVHHAVVSTRMAANAGLEALPGWDASGLVMGEALRRARDVAQDLSPARRTRAYRVALERAAALGVVAVHEMSAPHTDTREGLRELVALADQMPAPQVVAYRGELVESADDARELLAALPFLAGIGGDVNVDGSIASRTAAMRHAYADQRGPLGLGLDDDGRGLLYLSADEIGAHLAACSAVGVQGGFHVVGDRAMDQVVLGLEVAAKEHGPGAVRAARHRLEHALFVDAAALASLLLHGVSLSIQPAWDAVWGGPDGLWAARLGGARAANMSPFADLAGAGIPLAFGSDAPVTPLDPWAAVRAAVSHDDESQRLSGRSAFRAHTRGGWRLAGLEGTGAGELAVGAPAHLAVWRAESYGVRSSGRGLSSWSAEARAGQPVLPDLAPDAPQPQCLQTVRAGVPIYDTFD; from the coding sequence GTGACATCGACCTTGTACCGCAACGGCGCGATCCACTCCTCGGCGGACCCGTTCGCCGAGGCGATGCTGATCGACGACGGCGTCGTGGCGTGGATCGGCGCGGACGACACCGCCGCAGGCCTCGCCGCGCGCGCCGACAGGGTCATCGACCTCGATGGCGCTCTGGTCGCGCCAGGGTTCGTCGACGCGCACGTGCACACGCTGGAGACCGGGCTCGCCCTGGAGTCCGTCGACCTGTCGCCCGCCAGCGCCGCGACTCGCGCCGCCGCGCTCGACGCGATCGCGGCCGGGGCGCGCCGCCTCGACGCGGCCGACCCCGACGGCGACGAGGTGCTGCTCGCCTTCGGGTGGGACGAGCAGGCGTGGCCAGAGGCGAGCGCGCTCACCCGCGCCGAGCTCGACGCCGCGGCCGGCGGGCGCCCCGTCTACGCCACGCACGCCGACGTGCACCACGCCGTCGTCTCGACCCGCATGGCCGCGAACGCCGGTCTGGAGGCGCTGCCGGGTTGGGACGCGTCGGGCCTGGTCATGGGGGAGGCGCTGCGCCGGGCTCGCGACGTCGCCCAGGACCTGTCGCCGGCGCGTCGCACGCGCGCCTACCGGGTGGCACTGGAGCGCGCGGCGGCGCTGGGCGTCGTGGCAGTGCACGAGATGTCGGCGCCGCACACCGACACGCGTGAGGGATTGCGTGAGCTGGTCGCGCTCGCCGACCAGATGCCCGCCCCGCAGGTGGTGGCCTACCGCGGCGAGCTGGTCGAGTCCGCCGACGACGCGCGCGAGCTGTTGGCCGCCCTGCCGTTCCTCGCGGGCATCGGCGGTGACGTCAACGTGGACGGCTCGATCGCCTCCCGCACAGCGGCGATGCGCCACGCGTACGCCGACCAGCGTGGTCCGCTCGGGCTCGGGTTGGACGACGACGGCCGCGGTCTGCTGTACCTGTCGGCCGACGAGATCGGCGCCCACCTGGCGGCGTGCTCGGCGGTCGGGGTGCAGGGCGGCTTCCACGTCGTCGGGGACCGGGCGATGGACCAGGTCGTGCTCGGGCTGGAGGTGGCCGCCAAGGAGCACGGGCCGGGCGCCGTGCGCGCCGCCCGGCACCGGCTTGAGCACGCGCTGTTCGTGGACGCCGCCGCGCTGGCGTCGCTGCTGCTGCACGGGGTGTCGTTGTCGATCCAGCCGGCGTGGGACGCCGTGTGGGGTGGGCCCGACGGCTTGTGGGCCGCGCGACTGGGCGGGGCGCGCGCGGCGAATATGTCGCCGTTCGCGGACCTGGCCGGCGCCGGAATCCCGCTCGCCTTCGGGTCGGACGCGCCCGTGACGCCACTGGACCCGTGGGCGGCGGTGCGCGCCGCAGTCTCGCACGACGACGAGTCGCAGCGCTTGTCGGGCCGGTCCGCGTTCCGCGCGCACACGCGCGGCGGATGGCGGCTCGCGGGCCTGGAGGGCACGGGCGCGGGGGAGCTGGCGGTCGGGGCGCCGGCGCACCTGGCCGTGTGGCGCGCCGAGAGCTACGGCGTGCGGTCCTCGGGGCGTGGCCTGTCCTCGTGGAGTGCGGAGGCCCGCGCCGGGCAGCCGGTGCTCCCGGACCTGGCGCCCGACGCGCCGCAGCCGCAGTGCCTGCAGACGGTGCGCGCGGGCGTCCCGATCTACGACACCTTCGACTGA